The Dermacentor albipictus isolate Rhodes 1998 colony chromosome 2, USDA_Dalb.pri_finalv2, whole genome shotgun sequence genome has a segment encoding these proteins:
- the LOC139056206 gene encoding uncharacterized protein, translated as MCSEGAVLAAANGRGNRNAVFEDEDYQVILPHLPTGRIVLNTVFLHADVRGRPYKVEDFRDALVRLELLPEVVALGAYQMNHVWAVMMKTTEATKKLLAIRSIIVKERRCIVVDPTNQGVRLKLHWMLPNVSDEDIRQALAPYGTVTEAAKERWRVQGILDKGSTTRSVTLQLKAGTTVDDIPHQLRIAGELVLAVIPGRAPLCLRCHTTGHIRRDCRVPRCEVCRRFGHERSQCVKTYAVVAGPTRREEEVSEHLMDEAEVEDISPVKSDKVGNTVTQKQPLHPKNLCPDKKTNDEADTRKKTENEAPENQSSETEQSDVPSKSSPATTCAEASATTDVDMSAATSMPAKRAHEETIGVTETSGATTCSEPPTKATHLRRTPFKPRPNVQVERRPETGPPP; from the coding sequence ATGTGCTCCGAAGGAGCGGTGTTGGCGGCCGCGAACGGCCGCGGTAACAGGAATGCTGTTTTTGAAGACGAGGATTATCAGGTGATTTTGCCGCACTTGCCTACCGGTCGAATCGTCCTTAATACTGTTTTTTTACACGCGGACGTCCGTGGAAGACCGTACAAGGTTGAGGATTTCCGTGACGCTCTGGTTCGTCTGGAACTGCTCCCCGAAGTAGTTGCTTTGGGGGCGTATCAGATGAATCACGTGTGGGCGGTCATGATGAAGACGACTGAAGCCACAAAGAAACTGCTTGCTATCCGGAGCATCATTGTCAAAGAACGGCGCTGTATTGTCGTTGACCCCACCAATCAAGGCGTGCGCTTGAAGTTACACTGGATGCTGCCAAACGTGTCAGATGAAGACATCAGACAAGCTCTTGCCCCATACGGAACGGTTACGGAAGCGGCGAAAGAacggtggcgtgttcaagggATTTTGGACAAGGGCTCAACGACGCGGTCGGTGACCCTGCAGCTTAAGGCAGGCACTACAGTGGACGATATTCCGCACCAGCTACGCATAGCAGGGGAGCTCGTCCTTGCCGTCATTCCGGGCCGCGCCCCTCTTTGCCTGCGGTGCCATACAACTGGTCATATTCGCCGGGACTGTCGAGTTCCACGCTGCGAGGTCTGCCGCCGCTTCGGCCATGAACGATCTCAGTGCGTCAAGACATACGCCGTCGTCGCAGGACCAacgagaagagaagaagaagtaTCTGAACACCTCATGGATGAGGCTGAAGTTGAAGATATTTCTCCGGTTAAGAGCGACAAGGTTGGCAACACGGTCACACAGAAGCAGCCTCTCCACCCCAAAAACTTGTGCCCAGACAAGAAAACCAACGACGAGGCTGATACTCGGAAAAAGACTGAAAACGAGGCGCCTGAAAACCAGAGTTCCGAGACAGAACAGAGTGATGTCCCCTCGAAGTCGTCGCCTGCCACTACGTGTGCGGAGGCGTCTGCTACGACTGACGTCGACATGTCAGCAGCCACTAGCATGCCTGCGAAGCGGGCACACGAGGAAACGATCGGCGTAACCGAGACCTCTGGAGCAACGACATGCAGCGAACCACCTACAAAGGCGACTCATCTGCGACGTACGCCTTTCAAGCCGAGGCCCAACGTCCAAGTCGAGCGGAGACCCGAGACGGGGCCGCCCCCGTAG